One Phocaeicola dorei genomic region harbors:
- a CDS encoding alpha/beta hydrolase: MKRILLMSLLAISTALSAQKPVELELWPDGVPNSNGITTPEQKLENNRISNVSEPTLTVYPAAKPNGLAVVACPGGGYIRLAMNHEGHDMADWFNAQGITYAVLKYRMPNGHHDVPLSDAHQAIRLMREHANEWHIQKVGIMGASAGGHLASTAATHYTAGTRPDFQILFYPVISMDLSNCHKGSRDNLLGKSPSEELVRLYSNELQVTGDTPPAFIMHSSDDGAVPVSNSVSYYLALVKNKVPASLHTYPIGGHGWGFRDSFTYKRQWTGELEKWLREIL, translated from the coding sequence ATGAAACGAATCTTACTAATGAGTTTACTTGCAATCTCTACCGCATTGTCTGCCCAGAAACCTGTAGAGTTGGAATTATGGCCCGATGGCGTCCCCAACTCCAACGGCATCACCACCCCCGAGCAGAAATTAGAGAACAACCGGATTTCCAATGTCAGCGAGCCTACCCTTACCGTTTATCCGGCAGCCAAACCGAACGGACTGGCCGTCGTGGCTTGTCCCGGAGGGGGATACATACGCCTGGCAATGAATCACGAAGGGCACGATATGGCAGACTGGTTCAACGCACAAGGCATCACATACGCCGTATTGAAATACCGTATGCCAAACGGACACCATGATGTACCGTTGAGCGACGCCCATCAGGCTATCCGGCTGATGAGAGAACACGCCAACGAATGGCATATTCAAAAAGTGGGTATCATGGGGGCCTCTGCAGGCGGACATCTGGCCAGTACGGCAGCCACCCACTATACAGCCGGAACGCGTCCGGATTTTCAGATCCTGTTTTATCCCGTCATAAGCATGGATCTGTCCAACTGCCATAAGGGCTCACGTGACAATCTTTTAGGAAAAAGCCCGTCAGAAGAGCTAGTGAGACTTTACTCCAATGAACTGCAAGTAACAGGCGACACTCCTCCCGCCTTCATCATGCATAGCAGCGATGACGGAGCTGTACCCGTCAGCAACAGCGTGAGCTATTACCTGGCGCTGGTAAAGAATAAAGTCCCTGCTTCCCTCCACACCTATCCTATCGGCGGCCACGGCTGGGGCTTCCGCGACAGCTTTACCTATAAGCGCCAATGGACGGGAGAATTAGAAAAATGGCTGAGAGAAATACTGTAA